The DNA region GGACATAATCGAGAGAAGGGAGGAGCCTTACAAGGGCGGGTCGAGGTACGTCTACGAGTACGTCGACTTCGAGGAGGACTACCTCAACGAAATTCTACGTGACGTAGTCGACCTCTTCGGCTGTGAAGGTATAGACAGTCTCCACGAGAAGATCTCCGAGAAGAAGGGTGAGGAGATCTGTAACGGCGAGTCCGACACTGACACCGACGAAGACCCGAAGGAGAAAAGCCCTACGGGGGAGACGTCTGACTGACATAATGGCAGTGGAAATACAGTCTCTCCCTTTTGCTGGGAGCTACCAACAGCTTCTCCTTTATCTGTCTCTCGCGGGTGCTGGCTGGTTCGGTCTTCTCACCGTGTACTACGCCGCGCTCTCGAAAAGGAGAGCCGTCGTGTCGATGTTCGCGAGCTTCGGGGTCGCGGGAATCATGACAGTCTGG from Candidatus Afararchaeum irisae includes:
- a CDS encoding BlaI/MecI/CopY family transcriptional regulator — its product is MLGSLEAKVLGVLEDEEEASVREVVDGLEERGEDKAYTTVGTILDRLYEKDIIERREEPYKGGSRYVYEYVDFEEDYLNEILRDVVDLFGCEGIDSLHEKISEKKGEEICNGESDTDTDEDPKEKSPTGETSD